A stretch of DNA from Pongo abelii isolate AG06213 chromosome 10, NHGRI_mPonAbe1-v2.0_pri, whole genome shotgun sequence:
ATATAGTAAATGCTGAAGAAATGTTTTCTATTATAATCAGCCTTTGCTAGGACAAatagaaagaatataaatatgctcaaataattgtgaaatatgtatatattagagAGCAtcaacatgaaataaaaatgtaaagatgaaGATCCTACTAGTGTAACCGAAGTTTTTAGAAAAGTCAAAGCAAAGCTGAATTCTCAAACACAACTGTGTTATCAGAATGGTTGGTTTACCCAATGAACACAGTAAGTTGAGGaggatttggctttctgttccattcacaGAGCTTCCACATCTTCAAAAGGAGGGAGATGTGTGGGTGTGAGAGAGCTGAGGCATGAAATTTGGATCTTATTACAAGTGCAGAAGAAAATCCTAAGAGCATTTGAAGCTCAAAAGTGTCCTGATCTAATTCCTACTTTTCAATGATCACCCTGACTGATGTGAGGGGAGTGGATATGGGATGTGCTGGGGTAGGAATGTTACCAAGAGCAGCTGAGGATATTAAAGTTCTTCAGGAGAGAGCATCATGCCTGAACTATCACCTCTTAGTAAAGATTATGCAAGTGGCTGTATTTGGGATGAGTGTTGAAATTGGAGGCAACATAATTTGCTAAAGGGCAGTGCCTTAAGGGAGTGAGGAATTTTGAACCACTGAACACTTGACTTAGAAAAGGTTGGGAGCTGTTATGAGAGCTGAATTGTGTTCCtaaaatttcatatgttgaagacTGTTCCTTCAGGACCTCAAAATATGAACATGGATATTAGAAGGCAAGTGGAGTGCTGAGGGCTACCACTCACGTCTAGGTGCCCAAGCTCCTGCTGCAGTCCTGCTTCTCTCTTCCACCCACCCTCACTCACACAGAGTGTCCCTTTCCACATTTCCAtcacctcttttttgttttgtctggtGAGTGCATAGCTGATATTTATGCTTTCCTGAAAATCTTTACTCATTGCTGACATTGGAGAAGATCAGGGAAAGAGCCTGAAATGAGTGACCTTTAGGGGCATTTCTGTTGTCTTCCTGTAGTCTCCTGCCAAGGGGAATTCTGTCTTGCATCAGGCTGCAGCAACCTCAGTTGGTGACATAAACAGACAATGTCATCCTGGCCTCTTTGTTGCTCCTtgtctctgacattcctttgctACCTGATGGTCTAACTTAAGCCACCTAGGCAGGATTGCTCATTTCCAGttcctatggaaaacagtgtctGTGAGATCAGAGACACAAATCTCAACAATACAGTGGGATCTGCTGGGACCAAGCAACTACTCTCTGCCTAAGATAAAACTCATGAAGCTCAGCTAGAACCAATCCACTTTCCATAGAGCCAGAAAGAATTGCCAATTAGTAATGTATTCCCCTTTGAAGTACATCTATATTTATGCCAGGGAAAATACCAATCTGCCTGGTTCCCCTGCAACAGCAAAGTTATGCGTAGCAAAGCCTTTTGTATTAGGAAGTCTCCCTGTACTATTATCTGCAACTCTTCAGAAGGGCCAAACCAGACCCTCATGTGCACAGCCCAGGATCCACTTATCCACAATGGTCAAGAAGCCTGTCTTTAGGATTTACTGTCACATACCCTCTCTACCCCCATCATACCTCCAACCAAGCTGTTCTCCAATTAACACCAGCCATGCACAAAGTGTGAACAATTACACAAGACACTCGGATTGTCTAAGTGGTAAATGGCAGCTACTGATACCGACTAACGTGTATATTCCATGAACTGATGAGCAGGGATTTACCAGATATAAGAGAAGAACTAGCAGCTAAAAGAAGTGCTAACAATGCAGGACTCTGAGAGGACTTTTTGGAAACACAATATTTATTGTGAAATTACACAGACAGGAATGAAAAAAGATGGTGAGGAGTATACATCCTATTACTTAGAAGATTAAATAAAGGAAATCTCACCAAATTCATGGGGAAAAGCCAGctacataataaaaaatacacataatgaGCTtgactcagaaaataaaatatgaaaaagaactaCTAGAAAGAACGTGGGGAGGAATGCATATCAGAATATTGTAGAAAAAATCCTCCTTGTGGAAGAAGAATCTGAGAAAACAGGTAACACAAATACTGactaaacaaaagaaatacaatgcaATTGAGGCTTTGATGGCGGTGTCTGATTATCTTATTTGAATGTAGAATTGTGGCCACTTAATTATCAGTGCTAAGAATTCGATATAATTCCTAAAAGAAATGAAGCAGTGTGTGaattttatagaatattctaGAGAAAGGGAAGAGCATGAAGGAAATGTTAGCGATGTGACATCGCATGGCTCCCTCACAGAACTATGTGTTCAGTTTTCTCAGGTTGAGAAATTTCCTGGTGGTTTCTGTGTCCACTTTGCATTAATAACCCCTAAAAATACTTTAGAATACAAAATTTTAGACTTCCTGTGTTGTACAGGACCAAGCCTTGCCTGAGCTGGGTGAGATCCACAGAAACTTGAACAATAGCCATAGCCTGAGCAGGCTGTGGGGCAGCTGTCTGTCGTCTATGTGTGCACAGGAGTGTGCTGTCCTCACACATCTCACAGATAGCAGAAACCATCTCTATCGcatcaaatatgaaaatatctgtacacacacatcacaagAGATGGAAATAGGGCATAAAAAGATCCAGAGATATTGACCATCTTCACTGCTGGCTGTAGCATCGCTGCCCACATgcacataaacagaaataaatagcACAGTGGAAAGCGGATGATGGTCTTACCTAAAAGATTGAAACTCTAATGATATCTAAAGTTCAATGATGACACAGTGCTGATGGCTTGGACACAGTTCCTTCAAAAGCATTGTTCAAGTCATAGTTGTACCTTTTGGAAATAAGACACTAACAACATATCCTATCCAACTCATCTCTCTGGGCTAGAGTCTCAAAGAAAATAAGGGATACACCTGACCTGCAGTTAGCAAAGCAGAACCCAGTCTCTGAGGTGGTGAGGCCCACCCAGTGTGGAGCTCAAAGGTGCCATTGTTCTGCTCCTCTTTATAAAGGGAGTTACCATGTTCCTCCCAGCACAGAGTTGGGAGCAACCCCAGAGCCTCCCGCAAGATGCTGGTGATTCTGCTGTCAGTGGCCCTGCTGGCCCTGAGCTCAGCTGAGAACTTAAATGAAGGTAAAACAGAAGGGGGAGAAGATGCGGTGACTCTGCTTGGGGCTTAGGAGGTGATAATGATAATTACggggaagagagaatgaaaacACAGATAGGGCTGCAGTTTTCATGCCTAGGATCAGGAGACCTGTTGTGCCCTCATTCCACAGTAAGggtttctaatttatttaatgtataatgAAATCCAATAAAGAATTTGTTCCAGGGGAATGAGAAGGTAAGATTTGCATTTATAGAGAGATAGAACTGTGCTGTGAAGGATGCAGTAGAGAATGCAAGGCAGATTCATGGAAGTCCAGCTGTGAAGATCCTAAACTGATCTCAGTAGGTACATAGGGATGATGGTGGCCTTGCTGTATGGTGGATCAGCATCGATGATGGCGATAAACACACCTCAGAGATACTGCAGAGACAGAGAATTGGATGGGACACTTGTCTCTGTTTAACTAGATACAGAAATATCAGAGCCAATCATTGTCATTTTTCCCTCCCTTACACGCAGTATTTCAATGTGCTGGCAGTGGTATGGGTAAGATTGTATTGAAGTGATTACTTCTGGTTACCCCAATTGAGAAAGCATGTGAACATAAGCAATGTATTTATAGGAGACGGAGGGCATAAGAACACCAAAATATCACATTGAAGTACCTGGCATGTGTAAACTAAATTAGCATTAAGTCTTGAGGGATGCTAGGGAGGGAAAAAAGGGGCTCTTCTATGTTGAGTTCATGGCTGTTGCTCCATCATAACAACCCTGCCTCCCCTTATACCTTCCTCCCCCTCCACCAGCTTCACAGGCAGTGGCTGATGGGTTAACTTAGGGGATGCATGGGATGTGGTGGGAAGACCCTTTTCCCTGTAGAACACTTGTGAGTCTTGAAAGGTTTGAGATGTAACTTTTCCCATCATCCTATGCTTCTCTTCTAGATGTCAGCCAGGAAGAATCTCCCTCCCTAATATCAGGTAAATCCCAATTCATTCTCAATCTGTTTTGACTGTCTTTTTCTGCTTATGAATGGATCAGTTCTCTAGTTTCGTCTTACCAAAACTTTCCTTTCAGGAATTGATTAATGTTAGTGCCCCTAATAATATAGGCACTCTTCATGCAACCTTGATTCTGGGCATCATGAGCAGGCCACCAAATTGAATGGCAGAGATGCTTGGCTTAGATGACCACAGGAGTGGGTTGCCTTATCTCCCCAGCCAGGAGTGCCTGTTGGGAGATGACAGAAATGGGCAGCATCCTCATTCTGTCTCCTCTTTAAACTGAGAGGCCCTCAACTGCTTTGTTCTTCCCCAGCGCTCCACTCCAGAGTTCTATGTCTTCactgaaaatgcaaagaaattaaTATCTTGGTCCCATTTTTGTGTGTTTCCTCACTCAGCTTGTTACCCAAACTGATAAAAATTTACTGCAGCTATTCAGTGAATCTTGTGTGGGCTTTTACTCTGTCTTTCTCTTGTCTCTTCTCCTCCAGGAAAGCCACAAGGACCACCCCCACAAGGAGGCAACCAGCCCCAAggtcccccacctcctccaggaaagcCACAAGGACCACCCCCACAAGGAGGCAACAAACCTCCAGGTCCCCCACCTCCAGGAAAGCCACAAGGACCACCCCCACAAGGAGGCAGCAAGTCCCGTAGTTCCCGATCTCCTCCAGGAAAGCCACAAGGACCACCCCCACAAGGAGGCAACCAGCCCCAAggtcccccacctcctccaggaaagcCACAAGGACCACCCCCACAAGGAGGCAACAAACCTCCAGGTCCCCCACCTCCAGGAAAGCCACAAGGACCACCCCCACAAGGAGACAGCAAGTCCCGAAGTTCCCGATCTCCTCCAGGAAAGCCACAAGGACCACCCCCACAAGGAGGCCACCAGCCCCAAggtcccccacctcctccaggaaagcCACAAGGACCACCCCCACAAGGAGGCAACCAGCCCCAAggtcccccacctcctccaggaaagcCACAAGGACCACCCCCACAAGGAGGCAGCAAGTCCCGAAGTTCCCGATCTCCTCCAGGAAAGCCACAAGGACCACCCCCACAAGGAGGCAACCAGCCCCAAggtcccccacctcctccaggaaagcCACAAGGACCACCCCCACAAGGAGGCAACAAACCTCCAGGTCCCCCACCTCCAGGAAAGCCACAAGGACCACCCCCACAAGGAGGCAGTAAGTCCCGAAGTTCCCGATCTCCTCCAGGAAAGCCACAAGGACCACCCCCACAAGGAGGCAACCAGCCCCAAggtcccccacctcctccaggaaagcCACAAGGACCACCCCCACCAGGAGGCAACAATCCTCAAGGTCCCCCACCTCCAGCAGGAGGCAATCCCCGGCAGCCTCGGGCACCTCCTGCTGGACAGCCCCAGGGACCACCACCCCCTCCTCAAGGGGGCAGACCTTCCAGACCTCCCCAGGGACAGCCTCCCCAGTAATCTAGGATTCAATGACAGGTATGATTCCACTTTATTCTTCACCAAGGGCTCTAATTGCTACAGTTCTCCAGCTTTATTGTGCCAATGAATCAGCTAAAAGCCCATTGACATTGTATTGTCCTAGAACCCATTTCTAAAGATTTGTATTCAGATATTCTGGAAATGGGTAACAAGATCCTATATTTGTAACAAACTCTTTAAGGAATTCTGATGTTGAGAAACAAAATTCCAAATAATCTGTCTTAAATTGTGTTGGCAACGAGGAAGCAGTACCATGTTCTCTCTGGCACTCTGTTTTCTGTGCACAAACTCAGAGACCTCCCATTTAAAGTTTTCACCTGAGCACTGTTTGCTCAGTCCTTCCTCACACCAGCCTCTCGAGTCCAGTATTCCTGCCAAGTGGTCCCTGAACTTTCAGCAGCTAAATGgtgtctcattttttaaattcttactttTTAATGAGTACATGATTAAGCTAACAAAAAATAcctaatgaaatggaaaaatatgaatCTAAATTTAAAGGCATTACTCATCCTACCTGCCTCCCCTCCTTCAGAAAACTACCACTGTTAACTTTATGGCATCTTCTGTTTGAAATATTTATGTGTACATAGACAACTAGAATATTTTTCCCCCAGAACTAATACCATAATTTATATGCAGGTACATAtgttagtcatttaaaaaatacatttctttggaAATTTCCACATGAGTTTATGAAGCTAAGTAGATCTCTTCAGTGGTTTATCTGTTTGCTTTTACAATTTTATACTACCCCATTATGTGGCTGCGCTGTGATGTCTTTAACCAGTCCCCGTCACTGGACACTGAGGGTGGTTTCAGCTTCTCACTGTTATAGAATATGTTCCAGTTACCATCTGTGTAAATATATCTGTGAACAAATTCAGCAGCAAGTAATAACAAGTTGAGAACGATCTTCTCTCTTCATCACATAAGGAACAATTTGGAGCACATTTTGTGCAAGGGCATCAAAAGTGTGAACACAGAAAAAATTAGAGAGGAAACACAGGAGGTAGAAGGGATGGGGGAGAGAGGATGGGCTCTCATGTACTCTACTGCAGTAACACCAGTGAGGAATTCAACATTTCCTGCCATGTCAAGTCTGGTCTATAAacttccttgtttgtttgtttcaggaagTGAATAAGAAGATGACAGTGATTCAAATGATTCAAATGCCATGACATTGGAACCAGGTGGTCATAGCTCTATCTTCCGTATACCAATAAAATGATTAGCTTGCAATTTCTGACTGTGGTGTCTGTTTCTCAATATTTGTGAATGTGGGATCTGAGGACCAAGAAGACATTATATGAATATCTAGGAACCCTTCTCCTTGATGCTCCAGGAAGCTTCCCTCCTCCTTAATCCTAATTTAGCCAGCTGCCATGCAAAAAGGTTTTACTGTTTCTCTACTTCcctgaattctatttttttccccccaagatggagcttttttcacccaggctggagtgcagtggcacgatctcggctcactgccccctacttctcctgggttcaagctattctcctgcctcagccttctaagtatcTGAGATgataggtgcccaccatcatgcacagctaatttttgtatttttagtagaaacggggtttcaccatgttggccaggctagtctccaagtcctgacctcaggtgatctgctttcCTCGGCCTCTGAAACTtccaggattataggtgtgagccaccatgcctggcccttcccTGACTTCTACAgcataaattgaaattttaaaattattttctgattgttAACTGATATTCCAGTGATCTTAAGGACAGAAAACACAACAAATGCAACAAAGTCACAGAAGCTGAAAGAGATCCTtataatttctaagaaactgAGTTTGGTTTCAAGGGAATGAATACGAGTCTATGCTTCTTATCCCCAGAACCCTCTCTATCCCATTGACCCTATTTTAACAGTGATCACTTCTCTCCCTTCCTATTTTCCTCACCTTTCTTTAATGAAATCTGAATGGAGTTCATTAAAGAGACAGCATGATTTTAAGGAGCAATAATTTGGACACTCTCAGGTTTTAATTAAGACCTAACTGTTTTTCTTACTATCTCTGGAGTCTTAAAAGGCTACTTAGTCTCTCagggcttcaatttcctcatctaaaatgagaataatcataACAACTACCTTAGAGTATGGAGACTAATGAGATAACATACATACCAAAAACCTTGCAGAGACTGGCATGTCTGCTTCTCAAGCAAGGAAGATTCAATATTAGAAACTGCCTCTGTGCCCATTGATAGCCTCTGATAATTCACTAAGAAGTCAGAAAAATCAGAACAGAATGATCTCACCATAACCACCACTAAGTTGAGCAACCCAGTTGAAGCTCAGGTCTCTGGCCTCTCTCCTATTACCGTAGGTGAAGCCTTCCTACCCCTATCTCTTAACTTCTCACTTGATTCTGAACTACATTGCCCAATCAAGGATTTTGCTTCTGCATGTGACCCTTTTGTCTTGTGATTGTTACATCTATGCTCTATGGGATTACTTCAATCAGCAAAAGCCTGCTGAAACATCACCCACTTCTACAGAAGTCTTCCTGAGACTCTTAGTGCTTCTTTCCTACCATATTATTTGTCTGCCATTTTTGTTGGAAAAGTTCTTGAAACGTATGTATGTGATTATTTCCCCATCCCCTCTACCTCCAAATTTTTCTTATGCACACGTTATAGATGCTTTTGTTCTTTCCACTTCAAGTCTGTGAAGATCATCTACTGCCTCCATTCTACTCATTTCAGGAATCAGTTCTCAGTCAGTCCTGCATCTCCTGTGACCCCTCAGCAGTTTAACACCATGGATCCGACCCTTCTTTTGGGAACACTCTATCAATCTTTCCAGGAGCCTCCCCCTCTCTCCTAGGGTTTCTCCTATCTCTACCTCTTCCCTCCTACAGCTACAAAGTTCTTTCTCTTCCAACTCTTTTTGGTCTTGGTAAAGAATTTACCTAATTAATTAAGCAAACTAGGATTTATTCttgactcttctcttttcctctttcatcACATTACATCTAGTCAAATCAGCTATGTTATCACTGTGAAGTTCAAGCTTCAAAATAAGTTCCTACTGCAGCCAGTTTCATCACTTTCATCTCTATCAGCCCCTGTAAGCAAGCCTCATCTGCAGTTTACACCAAATAGTTCTATTTATTTCCCAACAGTCAATTACCCACCTTGGccgtttaaaaattatattacttttctaTGTTTTCCAGTTGATTGCCACAACTTTTACTCTATAAGAACcagagagtattttttttttttttttttttttttttttttttttagacagagtcttcctctgtttcccaggctggagtgcagtggcaagttctcagctcactacaacatctgcctcctaggttcaaatgattctactgcctcagcctcctgaatagctgggattacaggtgtgcacaaccacaccaagctaatttttttgtatttttagttgagtaggggtttcactaagttggccaggcttgtctcaaactcctgaccttgggaacCGCCTGCTCAtactcccaaagcactgggattacagaggtgagccagtgcacccagttGCTAATTTTTACCTATGCTAAAGTCCTATGTATTCAGTCCTAACTCTCTGTGGAATTGGGGGATGCTCTACACCTAATTCATTCTCCTATGGCCACATTGGTCATTGTCTTCTTTTTATGGTGGGGTAGGGAAGCAGTATGCTTAGATtttctgttaattaaaaaaatatttttgaagaaatacaGGTTTCAATTTTGTTGCATAGATTACATAGTGCTTAATTCATGGCATTAGGGTATTCCTCCCTCAAATGACAAACACTACATTTATTAATACTTCACTTTACAACCGCTCTGCCCCCCATACTCCCAAGTGTTCTTTGTCTATCATTTCACTCTCTACATCCATGCAGATACATTCTTTAGCAACCACTTACCAGTGAGAATGtgttatatttgattttctgtatcTAGCCTGTTTTGCTTAAGAAAATGActcccagttccatccatattgtcaCAATATGTGTGATTTCATTCTCTCTTTGTGATTGAGTAGTATggtattgtatatatatatttacattttttaatccaaTAATTCATTGACAGATACATTGGTGGATTCAATATCTTTGTTACTGTGAATGTTGCTATGATAAACATAcagataaatgtatatattagatacattgactattttttctttgaggAGATACCCAGTAGCAGGATTGCTCAATGGAAATGTAGTtctagtttcagttctttgagaaatcatactgttttccatagaagctgtactaatttacattcccaccaagggTGTTTAAGAGTTCTCCTTTCTCCCTATCCTTGCCAAGAGCTGCTATTTTTGATCCTTTAAATCATAGTCATTATGACtgaggtaagatgatatctcattgtggttttcattcacattactctgatgattagagatgttgaacatgttttcatttactgttggctgtttgtatgtattcttttgaaacacatctattcatgtcctttgtctatttttaattgatttttattgttgttgctgagTAGTTTGAGTTCCTTTTATACTCTGCATATTAGTTCCCCGTacgatgcatagtttacaaatattttccctcGGCACGTTGTCTGTTGACGCTGTTGATTTATTTTGCTTGTAGAATATTTTAGATAAATTAAGTGCCATTTGTCcaatttggtttttgttgcctgtgcttttgacaTCTTTGTCATAAGTTCTTTTCTCAGCCAACGTCCAGAAGTTTTCTTCTTGTATTAGTGTATGcccacattttacatttaagtctttaatcctccTGAGTTATTTTTCTATATGAGAGATGTGACAGATAGtgttccagtttcattcttctgcatatggcagtccaattttctcagcatcatttattgaaatgaGTGATGTTTCCCAAGTGTGCATTCTTgtctgctttgtcaaagatcagctgcCTGCAAATATATAGCTTTACTTCTGGACCTtttactctgttccattgatgtatatgcCTATTTTTAGACCAGTCATATCCTGTTTTCATTACTGCAGTCTTGTCTTATAATTTGAATTCAGGCAATGCGACACTtccaaatttgtttattttgcctAGGATTGCTTTGGGT
This window harbors:
- the SMIM10L1 gene encoding small integral membrane protein 10-like protein 1 isoform X1 gives rise to the protein MAPTAAPSSLAVRASSPAAAPTSYGVFCKGLSRTLLAFFELAWQLRMNFPYFYVAGSVILNIRLQVPGESIPEALLESRCGRSMNGTESQILLNLLCSLDVSQEESPSLISGKPQGPPPQGGNQPQGPPPPPGKPQGPPPQGGNKPPGPPPPGKPQGPPPQGGSKSRSSRSPPGKPQGPPPQGGNQPQGPPPPPGKPQGPPPQGGNKPPGPPPPGKPQGPPPQGDSKSRSSRSPPGKPQGPPPQGGHQPQGPPPPPGKPQGPPPQGGNQPQGPPPPPGKPQGPPPQGGSKSRSSRSPPGKPQGPPPQGGNQPQGPPPPPGKPQGPPPQGGNKPPGPPPPGKPQGPPPQGGSKSRSSRSPPGKPQGPPPQGGNQPQGPPPPPGKPQGPPPPGGNNPQGPPPPAGGNPRQPRAPPAGQPQGPPPPPQGGRPSRPPQGQPPQ
- the SMIM10L1 gene encoding small integral membrane protein 10-like protein 1 isoform X2, whose protein sequence is MAPTAAPSSLAVRASSPAAAPTSYGVFCKGLSRTLLAFFELAWQLRMNFPYFYVAGSVILNIRLQVPGESIPEALLESRCGRSMNGTESQILLNLLCSLDVSQEESPSLISGKPQGPPPQGGNQPQGPPPPPGKPQGPPPQGGNKPPGPPPPGKPQGPPPQGGSKSRSSRSPPGKPQGPPPQGGNQPQGPPPPPGKPQGPPPQGGNKPPGPPPPGKPQGPPPQGDSKSRSSRSPPGKPQGPPPQGGHQPQGPPPPPGKPQGPPPQGGNQPQGPPPPPGKPQGPPPQGGSKSRSSRSPPGKPQGPPPQGGNQPQGPPPPPGKPQGPPPPGGNNPQGPPPPAGGNPRQPRAPPAGQPQGPPPPPQGGRPSRPPQGQPPQ